Below is a window of Pseudodesulfovibrio sp. 5S69 DNA.
AGTCCCCGTCGTCGGTGACGAGCACGTTCCACGGGTGGAAGTCCCCGTGCACCGCGCTCAGCCGGTGCGCGTAGGCCTTGAGCTTCCAGCGCCAGTCGATGAGCCGCTTTTCCAAGGCCCGGAAACGGTCCCCGCCGAAAAAGGCGTAGTCGCGGGGAAAGGCCTCATCCACCAACCCGAGGATGCACTCGCTGGCCCCGAGCAGGTTGCGGATGCGCCGAGAATACAGAGGCGGATCATCGAGCTTTTCGGCGTGCACCCCGGCCAGCCAGCGGGCGAACTCGCGGGCCGTTTCCAGGTCCCGGTCGAGCAACCCGTGCGCCCGGATGCGCTCCAGGTCGAGGAAATAGTCGTGTCCCTGGAGCTTCTCGTTAACGATAAAGAACTCCTTGGGGTCCTTCATCGGGATGAGCGCGTCCGAGCCGTCCACGTAGCCGAGCCCGAGGGGATGGACATGGCGGGCCATGCGAGCCGAGGTCTCGTACTGGAACATGAGGATCGCGGCGCGGTCCCAGTAGAACTGGTGGCCGTACTTGTCGCCCTTCATGACCGAAAACACGGCCTCCCTGACCTCGCCGCCGGTTTCAAAATGGACAAGAAGGGGCTTGCCGTAGCCGAACCCCTTCATGCCCTGCGCGTCGAGGCTGCCGATGTCGCCTGCGGCCAGAAGCCGGGCGTCGTCGCCGTACACACGCCGCAGATATGTTTCGATGGCCTGGACCTTGAGTTCGATCATGTCGCCCTCCCCGGCCTTGTCGGGCCGCAGCTACGTCAGGGGTCCGAAAACCGATTCGTAACGCTCGGTGAATTCCTCCAGGGTGAAGGAGTGCTCCTGGGTGCCCTTGAACTCCACCGCATAGGTGGCGCAGGTGGCGCCCAGCTTACAGGCTTCAGCCACGGTCTTGCCCATGGCCAGCCCCTTGAGCAGCCCGGCGCGGAAGGCATCTCCGGCCCCGGTGGGGTCCAGCACTTCCCTGGCCGGAACCACGCCGATGGTGGTGTCCCCGTCCTCGCAGCTGACCATGGAGCCTTTTTCGCCCAGGGTGGTGATCAGGTAGCCCACCTGGTCGACGATATCCTCCTTGGTCATGCCCGTGGACTTCATGACCATCTCCAACTCGTAGTCATTGACGATCAGGATCTCCGCGCCGTTGACGGCCTCCTTCAGCCTGTCGCCGCCCAGGGCCGGAATCTGCTGGCCCGGATCGAAGATGTAAGGGATGCCGTGCTCGCGGTAGTATTTCGGGTGATCGACCATGTCGTTGATGTTGCCCGGCGCGATGAGGCCGATGGCGTCGGACGGATCGATGCGGGTCATGTCGTACTGGCTGGGGTATTTCATGGCCCCGGGATTGAACCCGTTGATCTGGTTGTCGGACATGTCGGTGGTGATGTAGCACCCGGCGGTAAACTCCTGGTCGATGGTCCGGATGCCGTCCAGGGCGATGCCATACTGCTGAAGGCGCTCGTCGTAAGGGCCGAAGTCCTTGCCAACCTGGCTCAGGATGGTGGATTTCTCGCCCAGCAGGGACAGGTTGTATGCGATGTTGCCCGCCGTGCCGCCGAATCGCTCAACCAGCCCGTCCACCAGGAAGGACACATTGAGAATATGTATCTTGTCCGGCAGGATATGATTGGAAAACTTGTCGGGAAAGGTCATGATGCGGTCGAAGGCCAGGGACCCGGAAATGTAGATCTGCATGTGTTCTCCTAAAGAAGCTGATTCGGTTGACGCGAACCTACGTGCAGGGCCGCCCCCCTGTCAACGGGAGCCCTTTTCACCGCCGCCCACCGTCTCGGTCCGAATCCATTCGAGAAAGTCCGGGTTGCCGCCGGTGATGGGCAGGGAAACCACGCACGGGACCTCGTACCCGTGGGCCGCCTTGACGGCATCTGTCAACGGTTCCACCAGGCCGTCCCTGGTCTTGGCGATGAGCACCGTCTCCTCGCCCCGTTCCACCTTTCCCCGCCACCAGTAGAGCGAGCGCATGCCGGGCAGGATGTTCACGCAGGCCGCCAGCCGCCGCTCCACGAGCATGGCCCCGATGGTCTCGGCCTCATCCGGAGATGCGCAGGTGATGTAGATGAACGATTCGGACATGGGTTCCTCCGTTTTCATGGATGATACATGGTTCGCCGAAGGACGCAACCGGAGGGCGGAATCTTTGGCGCTTGAGCCGCGCGGCCGCAGGTGCTAACAACCCTCCGACACGGAGTACACATGAACAAGAAAGAACGCGCAGCAGAAATATTCGACCGCCTCTCGAAGCGGTATCCCTCTCCCAAACCGGCCCTGGACTACACCAATCCCTGGGAACTGCTGGTGGCCACGGCCCTTTCCGCCCAATGCACGGACGAACGGGTCAACAAGGTCACCCCGGTCTTCTTCGAGCGCTGGCCCGAGATCAGGGACGCGGCCGAAGCCGACGTGGCCGAGATCGAGGACGTGGTCCGGTCCACGGGATTTTTCCGCAACAAGGCCAAAAACATCAAGGCCGCGGCCCAGCGGATCATGAGCGAATACGGCGGCGAGGTCCCCCGGACCATGGCCGAACTGATCACGCTCGGCGGCGTGGCCCGCAAGACCGCAAGCATCGTCCTGGCCAACGCGTTCGGCGTGAACGAGGGCATCGCCGTGGACACCCACGTGAAGCGGCTGGCCTTCCGCATGGGGCTGACGACCAAGACCGAACCCGTGCAGGTAGAAAAGGATCTCATGCCCCTCTTTCCGCAGGATGCCTGGGGCGACGTGAACCATCTCCTGGTCTTCTTCGGCCGGGAGGTCTGCCCGGCCCGCAAGCCCCAGTGCGACATCTGCGAACTCAACGACATCTGCCCGAAAAAGGGGGTCAACCAATGACCAGGCCCGGCGATTTCACCATCCATGCCACGGACAACCTGGCCCGGCGCGCCACCCTGAGCACGGCGCACGGCGACATCCAGACGCCCATCTTCATGCCGGTCGGCACGCAGGGCACGGTCAAGAGCCTGACCCCGCTCGACCTGGAGGAAATGGAGGCCCAGATCATCCTGGGCAACACCTACCACCTGTACCTGCGGCCCGGCGACGAGCTGGTGGCCCGACGCGGCGGCCTGCACAAGTTCGCGAACTGGAAGCGCCCCATCCTGACCGACTCAGGAGGGTTCCAGGTCTTCAGCCTGGAGGGCATCCGCAAGTTGTCCGAGGAAGGCGTGGAATTCCGCTCCTACATCGACGGCTCCAAGCACTTTTTCTCCCCGGAAAAGGCCATCGACATCCAGAAAAACCTCGGCTCGGACATCATGATGGTGCTCGATGAGTGCGTGGGCTACGGCAACGACCGCGCCTACACCGAGAAGTCCCTGGAGATGACCACCCGCTGGGCGCAGCGCTGCCGCGACCACTACCCCAAGGGCAGCGGCGACCAGATCATGTTCGGCATCGTCCAGGGCGGGTTCTACAAGGACCTGCGCGACCGCAGCCTGGAACAACTGCGCGGGATCGACTTCGAGGGGTTTGCCATCGGCGGCCTGTCCGTGGGCGAGTCAACCGAAGAGATGTACGACATCCTGCACCACATCGCGCCCAAGCTGCCATCCGACAAGCCGCGCTACCTCATGGGCGTGGGCACCCCGCTGGACATCCTGGAAGGGGTTTCGGCAGGCGTGGACATGTTCGACTGCGTCCTGCCCTCGCGCAACGCCCGCAACGGGACCCTGTTCACCTCCACGGGCAAGGTCAACATCAAACGGGCCGAATACGCCGAGGACGACTCGCCGCTGGATCCGAACTGCGGCTGCTACACCTGCCGCAACTTCACCAAAGCGTATCTGCGGCACCTGTACATGGCCAAGGAGCTGCTCTCCTACCGGCTGAACACCTACCACAATCTGTACTTCTACCTGGACCTGATGAAGCAGATCAGAAAGGCCATCGAGGAAGGCACCTTCCGGGAACTCAAGGCTAAGTACGAAGCGGCCTACGGCCAGCGTTAGGGGATTCGGTCAGGACCGCTGCGGGCAGCGCCCCGCTTCGTCTTCCGGAACGATGTTGAAGACGGCGCCGGGATACTCCTCGGCGCATTGCAGCAGGGTCAGGTTGGCCGGGCTGTTGGCCGTGGCCTCGCCCAGGTCCCCCAAGATGCGGTCGAGAAAGCCGTACTTCTGGTCGAACTCGGCAAATACCCGCTGCTCCCCCTCCATGTTCACGGCCCGGATGACGTCGAGCACGCGCACGTCCGACAACTCGCGGGCCGGGGCGTAGACTTCGCACCCCGGCACTTCGGCCGGGACGGTGTAGCCCGCGTGCTGCAACACGCCGAACAGATCCGAGACCAGGGTGGCCGGGGCCATGAGGCCATCGGATATCTCCTCCACGGACGGCAGCGGGCTGCCCTCGTGGAAGCGCTTGGCCAGCACAACCATCATCAATACCGCGATCTTCTGTCGCTCATAGGGCGTGGCCGTGCCGAAATAGCGCTGTTTGACGAAGGAATTTATGTTCTGCCAGGCATGGCTCACCTGGGCCCCGAGCAAGACGATGACCCAGCTCAGGTAGATCCAGACCAGGAGCAGGGGCAGTTGGGCGAAACTGCCGTAAATGGCGTTGTACTTGACCGCCCCGATCTGCCAATTGATGTACAGCCACTGGGCCATCTGCCACAGGACGCCGCCGACCACGCCGCCGATGAGCGCGGCGCGGATGCGCACGCGGGTGTTGGGGATGAATGCGTACATCATGGAAAAGGCCATGATGATCAACAGATACGGCACGGTCTTGAGAAACATGGTCTCCAGGTAGCCGATGGCCTTGAGGCTCATCATCCTGGCGATGAAATCCTGATTTTGCAGGCTGAAGTTGAAGCTCGATGCGATGAACATGAAGATCGGGCCGAAGAGAATGATCGGAAAGAAGTCCGTTATCCTGCGCCAGGCGGAGCGCCCCTTGTTCACGCTCCAGATGACGTTGAAGGCCTTTTCGATGGTCCCGACCAGGGAAAGAACGGTGATGAGCAGCGTGACCACACCGACCCAGCCCAGGGCCTGAACGTTGGTCCGGTCGATGTATTCGATGATCTTGTCCGCCACCTCGGGCTGGCCCGTGGTCAGATGCAGGATCAGGTCTCGCATCTTCCCGGTGTTCTGGAACCCGAACCCCTTGGAAATGGAGAAGGCCACGGCCAGAAACGGGACGATGGACAGGATGGTGGTGAAGGTCAGAGCCGCCGCTCGGATGATGGTCTGGTCCTTCATGAAGCTGAAGACCACCAGATAGAGCATGCGGCAGGCCCCCCGCCAGGTGCGCACCAGATATGGGGTATCCTGGGTGTTGCGCTTCCAGATACCCTCCACAAAATGCCTCTTTAGCTGTACGACCTTCCGCTCCAGACTCATGACCGCTCCACGTGGGGAAAAAGGTTCCATCCTGCTTGTCGCTTACACCCTTTGCGGACGCGCAGGCAAGCCGACCGCGCCTTGATCAGAACAAATCCCGCAAAAATTCGAAGGACTTCTTGGGCAGGCTGAGGATATTCAGCACCGTGTCGTTGAGTATCCGGCCCGTGGGTACCTCCACCTTGGGGTCGGTCAGCTTGCCCGTCAGGTGCAGGGTCACACTCGGCACCGCCACGAAATCGTTGCGGATCGACACGTCGATGGAATTGGCGGGCAGGCTGAAGCCGCCCTCGCCGTAAGCCTGCAGCACGGGCGGGGCCTCCAGCCGGCACTTGTCGAGGGTGAACACCCCCTGCTTCACCGTGGCCTCGGTGAATGACCGGCGAAAGGCCGTGCGACCGTTGGACTTGCGCTGCCGGTCCGCACCGATCTGCCCGACCCGGCCCGTGTCGACTGATTTGGGCTGGATGTCCCATCCGGTGAACTTGAACGAGCCGTTGGTGATTCTGACCGAGGCCGTGCCGTTCAAGTTCGCCAGGATGTCGTCGTCGGTCCGCCCCACGCTGCGCAGGTCCCCCTTGATGTCCGTCTCGCCGCGCAGATATTCGCGGTCGGCCATGTCCTTCATGAACGGGCCGGCCTGCATGCCCTTCACGTCCAGCAGCAGGTGCAGGTCCAGGGCCTTCTCTCCGGCCTTGCCTTCCAGGTCCGCCGCGAGCGCCCCGCCATGGAGCGTGCCGTGCATCTTGGCCAGATGGATGATCCCATCGTTGGCGCGGACAAAGCCTTCCAGCGACTCGCTGTGGACGCGGGCCAGGGTGAACTCCTGGAAGAAGACCTTGCCGTTGAGCTTGAGAAAACGGAGGAATTTCAGGGGCAGGTCCGTGGGCGTCGACTCGGGTTTCCTGTCCGCGCGGATATCGTTCAAGGTGGGGGCCGGAGCCGGCGCCAGGTAACGGTCCAGATTGAAGGCTCCGGCGGCCAGGGAAAAGGCGAACAGAGGTCGGGCGTATCCGGTGCCGACCACGTGGCCCTTGAACTGGGTGCCGTCCAGTTCGCCGCCGAGTTCGCTCAGGGTGAATCCTTTGCCGTCGGCCTTGAATTGCGCCCTCAGGGACGCCTTGCGCAGGGCGTCGGTGTCTCTGGTGCGGAGATTATCGCCGGTCAGGAGATAGACGATGCGCTTGGGATCGACCTGGGCCAAGGTCAGGCTGCCCTCCACCCGCCGGTCCTTGGTCGGTCCGGCCAGTCGGGCATCGCCCGTGAGGGTGGTCTCCAGGACCTGGAGCACACCGTCGGCAAGTGCGGCGCTGCCGTCCCGCGAGTCGAAGGCCACGGTCCCGCCGAAGGCCAGCCGCTTGGCCTCCTTGGGCAACAAGGGGGTGGTCAGGTAACCGTTGACGGCCATGCCCGGGCTCTTGGCGCGGAACTCGTCGACGGCCGTGGAAAGCGGCCCTTCCGCCGTGGCGTTGACCATTTCCAGATCGCCGGAACCGCGCATCTTCACGCCCGCCGACAGGAGGGCGTTCCAGACCCCTTTGCCGCCCTTTCCATCGGGGCGGACCTTCAGTTCCAGGTCGGCCTTGGCATATTTGAGAGAGAGGGGGCCGCCCTTCTGCCGCTCGACCTCGGCGCTGCCCTCGCCCAGAGAAAGCCGGACGAGCCCGTCGAGATGTTGCAGGATGTAGATGGAACGGGCTTCGGGCGGACAGGACATGGGCGGGACCGAAAATTCCAGATGGGCCGTTGCCGGACCGTCCACGCGCACCGGAGCCCGCTGCAGGAATTCGAATCCCTGCCGCTGGGATTCGGCGTCGACCACCCCGTTCAGAGCCAGCGTCGGTTCGCCCTTCTTGTTCGTGCCCAGAGCCACGGTCATGTTCCCGCCGAGGGAGGCCATGCCCTCACGGATGGCCCCGGCGTCGAAGGTGATGCCCTTGTCCGTGGCGGCCACCTTCAGGCGGATGTCCGAAACCAGGGTATCCAACACCTCGAAACCGTCCGCCCGGATCGTGCCGCTGCCCCGGAAGGCCCGGAAGAACGGCAGGCTGAAATCGTCCCACAGGAACGGGGTGCCGGTGCGGAACAGGGGCAGGTAGCGATCCAGGTCGATGGTGTCGGCACGCAGAGCGAAGTCGAAAACCGGCCTTGACCAGCCCTTGAAGCCGCATTGACCGCGCACGGTGATGTCGTCCAGGGTCAAGGCCAGGTTCTCGAAGCTCGCGCCGTCCTCGTTGACGTGCACGTAGGAGGCCACGGCGCTGCTGTCCAGCCCGTCCACGTCCTTGACCGGCAGGTCCGGGGCATACCGGGCGATAAGCGTGCGCGGCACAAAGGGATGCACGGTGACGTGGCCCTTGAAGTCCAGCCCCTTGTCCAGGTCGCCGCTGGTCACGTCGCCCTCGGCGCGCAGACCGAACAGGCTGGCCTTGAAATCCTCGAAGGCCACGGTCCGCTTGTCCCAGTCCAGGCCCAGGTTGGCGATGAATTCGCCCGGCTCGGCGCCCTTGGGCAGGAAGCTTCCGTACACCTTGGCCTGGACGCTGGTCTGGGAGAAGACCGGCGGAGTGCCGTCATCCATGACCCGGACCATGCCCTTGAGGACCAGGTCCGCGATGATCCCCTGATCGGCCCAGGAAAAGCCGCTCTTCAGGGAGAACGGCACATCCCCGCCCAGGGCGACGGTGCCCGTGTGGATGTCGATGCCGGAAAGCCTGTACTCGGTAGCCGCCATCTCGTCGCGGAACACGATCTCGGCCTTGGATATCTCCACGCTGTCCACGGCGAATGTCCAGCCCTGGTCCATGGCGGCGCCGGAACCGCTCCGCTCCACCAGGGACTGCCAGTTGAAGACGCCCCTGTCGTCGCGGACCACGACCCCCTTGACCCCGCTGAGTTCCAGATATTCCACCTCGATGTGCCGGGAAAGGAGCGGAATGATCCGTACGCTGATGCTGATGTCGTCGAACCGGGCCGCCGGATTGTCACCGAAGCCCGGTGCCTCGCCGATGGTCAGATCCTCCACGGTCAGGGCCAGCCGAGGCCAGACCGCGATGTCGATGTCCCCGCCAAGGGTCACGGGACGGCCCAGGACGGTCTCCAGGGTCTGGGTGAAGCGGGTGCGGAATTCGCCGGTGTCGATATAGTAGGACGCCCACAGCAGCACGCCGGTGCAGACCAGGATGAGGGCCACCAGGCTCTCGACGAGGATGCGCGGCAGCCGCCTAAGCATGCTCTTCCCCGTCTCCCTTGTCCTTCCGTTCGCGGACGCTCATGCACAGGGCGCTCGCGCCGAACCTGAGGCCGGTCTTGCGGGCTATGCGCGGGCACTTGACCTTGAAGGCGCAGAACACGCCGGGCCAGAGCCCGTCCAAGGCTTCGAAGTTGCCCTGCCCCTTGCTCAGGATGACGTCGCTGCCGCGCATGCGCTCGATGAATTCCTCCGTGCAGCGGCTCAGGACCGTGCCGGGCGTGTCCGCGCCGGACTCGACCACGGTGCACAGTTCGGTCATACCCACGGCCTTCGCATCGGCCATGGTGGCGTCGTTGAGCACGGGCCGGGAGCGGACCGCGTAGGTGACCTCGCAGCCGAGCCGGGTCAGCTCACGGACCAACAGGGTGTCCAGAACGATCTCGCCGGTGTTGTCGCCCAGGATGAGCACGGACGCGCCCTCGACCACCTGTTCTCGGAAGGCCGCCAGCACGTCCGGGGATACGGAATCGGCGACCTCGGCCAGTTCCTTTTCCAGGTCGAAATCAAGCTCCACGCCCCGATCGATATAATTGCCGATGATGGCCAGTTCCAAGGCCAGCCCCAGGGGATCGCCCCCGAGCCGCCGGGCTTCCACCCTCTCCCTGAGGGACGGCAACAGCCCGAGGACAAAGGCATTGGCTGCCCGCTTGTCCTCCGCGTACAGGTCGGTGCACCCGGAGACCTCGCGGACCAGTTCCGCCAGGCGGCGGGCGATGGCCGGCGGCGGCTCGTCCATGTCCAGCCGGGGGAGAAGCGCCTCCCACCGGGCCACGATCTCTTCCCGGAGAGCCGGGTCGTCCGGGCAGGCAATCTCCGCCTCCCGGACCGCCATCCGCTTGAAACAGGGCATGCATTCGAGGGCAGTATCCATCAAACAATCCGTCTTTGAAAAGGCAACACATGTGCCGCAGAGGGTATGGCCAACCATAACTCCATGACTTCAAAGAGTAATCGCACAACCCCCCGCCATTGGCAAGGCAACGGATGGAATCGTTCGAAAGATGTCAGGAAGATTCGGGAAAGGATTCCGATGTCAGGCCGACCACGGTGATGCCCGACTTGTCGGCAAACTCGATGGCCGCCTCGCGGTCGAAGAACAGGCTCTTGCCCGCTTCCACGCCCAGGCAGGTGGCCTTGCCCTCGGCCATGAGCTTGAGGGTGTCCAGGCCGAGGCTCGGCAGGTCCACCTCTTTCTGCTGGCCTGGCTTGAAGACCTTGACCACCGTGCACTCGGGGCCGCCGTAGGAAAAGCCGCGGCGCATGGTCTCGTCCGTGCCCTCCAAGGCCTCCACGGCGGCCACGATGCCCTCGCGAACCACCACGCACTGACCCACATCCAACCGGCCGAGTTCCTTGGCGATGTTCCAGGCAAACCGGAGGTCGCCCCACTCTCGCTCGTCCGGCTCGCGCCGGGTCATGACCCCTTCGGGCGAAAGCAGGTCCGGCATGTACTCGTGGGCCGGGACCACGGTCATGCCCTCCTTCTCGAACTCCCGGGCGATGATGCCCAGCAGCGCCGAGTCGCCCTTGTCCTTGCGGCCGAGGATGAGCTTGATGGCCCGCATGTCCAGATGGCGGATGTCCATGACCTTGGGCTTCTCGATGGTCCCGGCCATGATGACCTTGTCCACCTTCTCGCCCTTGAGAAAAGTGATCAGTTGGTTGAGCTTGCCGAGCTTGAGTTCCCGGAAGACGTCGGCCATGGGGGCCACGTCCATGTTGGTGTGGCCGGTGAACCCTGCCACCACGAGCCGGTGGCCCCTGGCTTTGACGCCACGGGCCACCAGGACGGGGAACTGTTTGCCTCCGGCAATGAGGCCGATGGTGCTGACGGGCTCGGTCATGCCGCTCCGCAAGGGTTAATGGCCGTTGGAACAGCGCTGCTTGTGGTCGGGCACCACGCCGTTCTTGCTCTCGCGGATGAAGGAGACGAGGCGGTCCACCTGAGGGATGCCCTGAATCTCCTCTTCCACCTGGGCCAGGCTCTGTTCCTTGGTCAGTCCGGAGCGGAAGATGATCTTGTACGCCTTCTTGAGCCCCTTGCATGCGGCCGAATCGAAGCCATTGCGCTTGAGCCCGATGAGGTTCGGGCCGAAGAGCATGCCCCGGACGCCGTGGGCCAGCATGAACGGGGGCACGTCGAGCTTGTAGCCGCTGGCGCCGCCGAGGAAGGAATACTCGCCGATGCGGATGAACTGCTGGACCGCCGACATGCCGGATATGATCACGTTGCGGCCGACCTCGACGTGGCCCGCAAGCTGCACGGCGTTGGCCAGGATGACGTGGTCGCCGATCTTGCAGTCGTGGGCGATGTGCGAATAGGCCATGAACATGCACCCCGACCCGATGACGGTCTCCTGCACGCCCTGCACCGTGCCGCGGTGGATGGTCACGCACTCGCGGATGATGTTATCGTCGCCGATGCGCGTGAAGGTCGTCTCCCCCTTGAAGGCCGCATGCTGCGGCTCGCCGCCGATAACGGCGTGGGGATGGATATGATTGTTCTTGCCGATTTCCGTGTTCGCCTGGATGACGCAGTGGGCCTCCAGGAAGGTGCCGTCGCCGATCTTGGTGTCGGACCCTACAACGACGTACGGGTCGATGCGGACATCGGCTCCCAGCTCCGCCGAGGGATGGATGATGGCGCTGGGATGGATCTGACTGGACATTACATGTCCCCCTTATTGGCGATGGCGGCCGAGAATTCGCCCTGACAGGTCACTTGCCCGTCCACTTCGGCGACGCCGCGCATCTTCCAAATGTTCAATTTTTGTTTTTCGAAATGCACACTCATGATCAACTGATCGCCCGGGACCACGGGCCTGCGGAACTTGACCTTGTTCAGCCCGGTGAACAGAAAGACCTTGTCCTCAAGGGGCTCGTCAAAGGAGTTCATGACGAAGACCGCGCCTGTCTGGGCCAGGGCCTCCAGTTGCAGTACGCCCGGCATGACGGGCAGGCCGGGAAAGTGCCCCTGGAAGAACTCCTCGTTCATGGTCACGTTCTTCATGGCCTTGAGGCGGACCCCCGGTTCGTATTCAAGCACGCGGTCCACCAGCAGGAACGGATAGCGATGCGGAAGCATCTCCATGATCTTGCGTATATCGAGTGGGAATTGATTACTCATCGCTCACTCCGGCGGCCGCTTTCAGTGCGGCCAGTTCTTTTTCCATTTTCTTCACCCGCTTGAACAGCTCGGGCAGCTTGGGCGTACACACCCCCACGGCCTTGAAGTAGGCCTTGGCCGGGATGGCCGGGCTGCCCGCGAGCTTGCTACCGGGCTCGACGTCGCCGAGTATGCCGCTCTGGGCCGCGATCATGGCCCCGTCGCCAATCTTCACGTTGTCGGGTACGCCGGTCTGGCCCGCGAGGACCACCCCGTTGCCGACCACGGTGGAGCCGCCGATACCGGTCTGCCCGATGATAAGGCAATGTTCGCCGATTTCCACGTTGTGGCCGATCTGGA
It encodes the following:
- the tgt gene encoding tRNA guanosine(34) transglycosylase Tgt; this encodes MTRPGDFTIHATDNLARRATLSTAHGDIQTPIFMPVGTQGTVKSLTPLDLEEMEAQIILGNTYHLYLRPGDELVARRGGLHKFANWKRPILTDSGGFQVFSLEGIRKLSEEGVEFRSYIDGSKHFFSPEKAIDIQKNLGSDIMMVLDECVGYGNDRAYTEKSLEMTTRWAQRCRDHYPKGSGDQIMFGIVQGGFYKDLRDRSLEQLRGIDFEGFAIGGLSVGESTEEMYDILHHIAPKLPSDKPRYLMGVGTPLDILEGVSAGVDMFDCVLPSRNARNGTLFTSTGKVNIKRAEYAEDDSPLDPNCGCYTCRNFTKAYLRHLYMAKELLSYRLNTYHNLYFYLDLMKQIRKAIEEGTFRELKAKYEAAYGQR
- a CDS encoding YhjD/YihY/BrkB family envelope integrity protein; protein product: MSLERKVVQLKRHFVEGIWKRNTQDTPYLVRTWRGACRMLYLVVFSFMKDQTIIRAAALTFTTILSIVPFLAVAFSISKGFGFQNTGKMRDLILHLTTGQPEVADKIIEYIDRTNVQALGWVGVVTLLITVLSLVGTIEKAFNVIWSVNKGRSAWRRITDFFPIILFGPIFMFIASSFNFSLQNQDFIARMMSLKAIGYLETMFLKTVPYLLIIMAFSMMYAFIPNTRVRIRAALIGGVVGGVLWQMAQWLYINWQIGAVKYNAIYGSFAQLPLLLVWIYLSWVIVLLGAQVSHAWQNINSFVKQRYFGTATPYERQKIAVLMMVVLAKRFHEGSPLPSVEEISDGLMAPATLVSDLFGVLQHAGYTVPAEVPGCEVYAPARELSDVRVLDVIRAVNMEGEQRVFAEFDQKYGFLDRILGDLGEATANSPANLTLLQCAEEYPGAVFNIVPEDEAGRCPQRS
- a CDS encoding phosphotransferase family protein; this encodes MIELKVQAIETYLRRVYGDDARLLAAGDIGSLDAQGMKGFGYGKPLLVHFETGGEVREAVFSVMKGDKYGHQFYWDRAAILMFQYETSARMARHVHPLGLGYVDGSDALIPMKDPKEFFIVNEKLQGHDYFLDLERIRAHGLLDRDLETAREFARWLAGVHAEKLDDPPLYSRRIRNLLGASECILGLVDEAFPRDYAFFGGDRFRALEKRLIDWRWKLKAYAHRLSAVHGDFHPWNVLVTDDGDFSVLDRSRGEWGEPGGDLASMAVNYLLWSLYDHEKLAGPFRELYTAYFGEYLERTGDTEVLEVLAPFCVFRGLVIASPEWYPDHPDPVRRRLFNFVSNVLEDEVFDWEHVNRYLE
- a CDS encoding AsmA family protein translates to MLRRLPRILVESLVALILVCTGVLLWASYYIDTGEFRTRFTQTLETVLGRPVTLGGDIDIAVWPRLALTVEDLTIGEAPGFGDNPAARFDDISISVRIIPLLSRHIEVEYLELSGVKGVVVRDDRGVFNWQSLVERSGSGAAMDQGWTFAVDSVEISKAEIVFRDEMAATEYRLSGIDIHTGTVALGGDVPFSLKSGFSWADQGIIADLVLKGMVRVMDDGTPPVFSQTSVQAKVYGSFLPKGAEPGEFIANLGLDWDKRTVAFEDFKASLFGLRAEGDVTSGDLDKGLDFKGHVTVHPFVPRTLIARYAPDLPVKDVDGLDSSAVASYVHVNEDGASFENLALTLDDITVRGQCGFKGWSRPVFDFALRADTIDLDRYLPLFRTGTPFLWDDFSLPFFRAFRGSGTIRADGFEVLDTLVSDIRLKVAATDKGITFDAGAIREGMASLGGNMTVALGTNKKGEPTLALNGVVDAESQRQGFEFLQRAPVRVDGPATAHLEFSVPPMSCPPEARSIYILQHLDGLVRLSLGEGSAEVERQKGGPLSLKYAKADLELKVRPDGKGGKGVWNALLSAGVKMRGSGDLEMVNATAEGPLSTAVDEFRAKSPGMAVNGYLTTPLLPKEAKRLAFGGTVAFDSRDGSAALADGVLQVLETTLTGDARLAGPTKDRRVEGSLTLAQVDPKRIVYLLTGDNLRTRDTDALRKASLRAQFKADGKGFTLSELGGELDGTQFKGHVVGTGYARPLFAFSLAAGAFNLDRYLAPAPAPTLNDIRADRKPESTPTDLPLKFLRFLKLNGKVFFQEFTLARVHSESLEGFVRANDGIIHLAKMHGTLHGGALAADLEGKAGEKALDLHLLLDVKGMQAGPFMKDMADREYLRGETDIKGDLRSVGRTDDDILANLNGTASVRITNGSFKFTGWDIQPKSVDTGRVGQIGADRQRKSNGRTAFRRSFTEATVKQGVFTLDKCRLEAPPVLQAYGEGGFSLPANSIDVSIRNDFVAVPSVTLHLTGKLTDPKVEVPTGRILNDTVLNILSLPKKSFEFLRDLF
- the nth gene encoding endonuclease III is translated as MNKKERAAEIFDRLSKRYPSPKPALDYTNPWELLVATALSAQCTDERVNKVTPVFFERWPEIRDAAEADVAEIEDVVRSTGFFRNKAKNIKAAAQRIMSEYGGEVPRTMAELITLGGVARKTASIVLANAFGVNEGIAVDTHVKRLAFRMGLTTKTEPVQVEKDLMPLFPQDAWGDVNHLLVFFGREVCPARKPQCDICELNDICPKKGVNQ
- the cutA gene encoding divalent-cation tolerance protein CutA; amino-acid sequence: MSESFIYITCASPDEAETIGAMLVERRLAACVNILPGMRSLYWWRGKVERGEETVLIAKTRDGLVEPLTDAVKAAHGYEVPCVVSLPITGGNPDFLEWIRTETVGGGEKGSR
- a CDS encoding carbohydrate kinase family protein produces the protein MQIYISGSLAFDRIMTFPDKFSNHILPDKIHILNVSFLVDGLVERFGGTAGNIAYNLSLLGEKSTILSQVGKDFGPYDERLQQYGIALDGIRTIDQEFTAGCYITTDMSDNQINGFNPGAMKYPSQYDMTRIDPSDAIGLIAPGNINDMVDHPKYYREHGIPYIFDPGQQIPALGGDRLKEAVNGAEILIVNDYELEMVMKSTGMTKEDIVDQVGYLITTLGEKGSMVSCEDGDTTIGVVPAREVLDPTGAGDAFRAGLLKGLAMGKTVAEACKLGATCATYAVEFKGTQEHSFTLEEFTERYESVFGPLT
- a CDS encoding damage-control phosphatase ARMT1 family protein, translated to MDTALECMPCFKRMAVREAEIACPDDPALREEIVARWEALLPRLDMDEPPPAIARRLAELVREVSGCTDLYAEDKRAANAFVLGLLPSLRERVEARRLGGDPLGLALELAIIGNYIDRGVELDFDLEKELAEVADSVSPDVLAAFREQVVEGASVLILGDNTGEIVLDTLLVRELTRLGCEVTYAVRSRPVLNDATMADAKAVGMTELCTVVESGADTPGTVLSRCTEEFIERMRGSDVILSKGQGNFEALDGLWPGVFCAFKVKCPRIARKTGLRFGASALCMSVRERKDKGDGEEHA